A single region of the Chitinophaga niabensis genome encodes:
- a CDS encoding TAT-variant-translocated molybdopterin oxidoreductase, with the protein MEQKKYWKGLEELHNTAGHQETVKNEFREDLPFEESESMLNATTPRRDFLKYLGFTTAAATIAASCDIPVKKAIPYVNKPQDITPGVPNYYASAYTTDGEYVPLVVKTREGRPIKIEGNEMSSVTGGASTARVQGTVLGLYDVARLRYPGINKGPKVEELEKRIAELTYAELDKQVSAAIAGKPVVLLSTTIISPTTKKLIGEFLAKYPGSRHVTYDAVSYSGMLQANEASYGKRTLPSYHFENAKVIVSLNADFLGTWLNPSEYSRQYGTNRKINAKNPEMSKHFHFESMMSLTGANADERFTHRPSETGAVALNLLAALGGSVTAPALADAKLKDAIAKAAKAIQANPGKSLVVSGSNDVNVQIIVNAINNLAGSNGTTIDWAVTSNYRQGIDSEFTQLVNDMNAGSVGALLIYGANPAYSYYDAKKFAEGLAKVPVSVSFNERYDETTELCKYIVPDHHFLESWGDAEGRTGYYGFIQPTIAPLFKTRAFQSSLLNWSGNTTAWEDYLKAEWIGKLGSQEAWDKALQDGIIEPQAGAALAGATFAGDIAAAAAKISSAKKGGKLELVLYEKVAIGNGREANNPWLQEMPDPITRSTWDNYACISNTLAKTFSTELGDDYEINAEKQVLKIKANGVEKELPLLIVPGIHPDVIAIAVGYGRGKKEFIGKAAGEVGQNAYPFVSSNGQTFDYYSTEATAVAAGRKYPIGLTQTHNSYEGRPIVKETTLEEFIRNPKEVNEDRHELDHYGKDFRKDATLYPEHSYPGIKWGMSIDLNTCFGCGACVVACTAENNVGVVGKEQVVLAHEMHWLRIDRYFSGDENNPEVVFQPMLCQHCDNAPCENVCPVAATNHSSEGINQMAYNRCIGTRYCANNCPYKVRRFNWRDWNGADSIEGNLHDTGDMNDALTRMVLNPDVVVRSRGTMEKCSFCVQRLQDAKLTAKKAGRPMKDGEARTACQQACAADAIVFGNINDKESRIYKVRNEEQADRLYYVLEETHVLPSINYLAKIRNKDAAPVAKAEHKEEKAHH; encoded by the coding sequence ATGGAGCAAAAAAAGTATTGGAAAGGCTTGGAGGAGTTGCACAATACAGCTGGGCATCAGGAAACTGTGAAGAACGAATTCAGGGAAGACCTGCCGTTTGAAGAGAGTGAGAGCATGCTGAACGCTACTACCCCCCGCCGGGATTTCTTGAAATACCTCGGGTTTACCACGGCTGCTGCAACAATCGCGGCAAGTTGTGATATCCCTGTGAAGAAGGCCATCCCTTACGTGAATAAACCGCAGGATATTACGCCCGGTGTACCCAACTATTATGCTTCTGCCTATACTACTGACGGTGAATACGTTCCCTTAGTGGTTAAGACCCGCGAAGGCCGTCCGATCAAAATAGAAGGAAACGAAATGTCGTCTGTAACCGGTGGTGCTTCCACTGCCAGGGTGCAGGGAACAGTACTGGGCCTGTATGATGTTGCCCGTCTCCGTTATCCCGGTATCAATAAAGGACCTAAAGTTGAGGAGCTGGAGAAGAGGATTGCAGAGCTCACTTATGCTGAGCTGGACAAACAGGTGAGCGCAGCGATTGCCGGTAAACCTGTTGTTTTACTGTCTACCACTATCATCAGCCCTACCACTAAAAAACTGATCGGTGAGTTCCTGGCTAAATACCCCGGCTCCCGTCACGTTACCTACGATGCAGTTTCTTACTCCGGTATGTTGCAAGCGAATGAAGCTTCTTACGGAAAAAGAACACTGCCTTCTTACCATTTTGAAAATGCAAAAGTGATTGTAAGCCTGAATGCCGATTTCCTCGGTACCTGGCTGAATCCTTCTGAATACTCCCGTCAGTACGGTACTAACCGTAAGATCAATGCAAAGAACCCGGAAATGAGCAAACATTTCCATTTCGAAAGCATGATGAGCCTTACCGGTGCAAATGCTGATGAAAGGTTCACACACCGTCCTTCCGAAACCGGTGCCGTAGCATTAAACCTGCTGGCTGCATTGGGTGGATCAGTTACTGCTCCTGCACTGGCTGATGCTAAGCTGAAAGACGCTATCGCCAAAGCTGCCAAAGCTATCCAGGCGAATCCCGGTAAATCCCTCGTGGTATCCGGTTCCAACGACGTGAATGTACAGATCATTGTAAACGCTATCAATAACCTCGCAGGTTCTAACGGTACTACCATCGACTGGGCAGTGACCAGTAACTACCGCCAGGGTATTGACAGTGAGTTCACCCAACTGGTGAATGATATGAATGCCGGTAGTGTTGGCGCATTGCTGATCTACGGTGCAAACCCTGCTTACAGCTACTATGATGCGAAGAAATTTGCTGAAGGGTTAGCTAAAGTTCCGGTTTCTGTATCCTTCAACGAACGTTACGACGAAACAACAGAGCTCTGTAAATATATTGTTCCTGATCATCACTTCCTTGAAAGCTGGGGAGATGCAGAAGGCCGCACTGGTTACTATGGCTTTATTCAGCCAACCATTGCTCCGCTGTTCAAAACCCGCGCTTTCCAGTCATCTCTCCTGAACTGGAGTGGCAACACTACTGCATGGGAAGATTACCTGAAAGCAGAATGGATCGGTAAACTGGGTTCACAGGAAGCATGGGATAAAGCCCTGCAGGACGGTATCATTGAACCACAAGCTGGTGCCGCTTTAGCTGGTGCTACTTTTGCCGGTGATATTGCTGCTGCTGCTGCCAAGATCAGCAGTGCCAAAAAAGGCGGTAAGCTGGAGCTGGTACTGTATGAAAAAGTAGCGATAGGTAACGGTAGGGAAGCCAACAACCCATGGTTGCAGGAAATGCCTGATCCGATCACCCGTTCTACCTGGGATAACTACGCATGTATCTCCAACACCCTCGCAAAAACATTCTCTACTGAACTGGGCGATGATTATGAGATCAACGCAGAGAAACAAGTATTGAAGATCAAAGCGAATGGTGTAGAAAAAGAATTGCCTTTGCTGATCGTTCCGGGTATCCATCCTGATGTGATTGCGATTGCAGTTGGTTACGGCCGTGGAAAGAAAGAATTCATTGGTAAAGCTGCCGGCGAAGTTGGTCAGAATGCTTATCCTTTCGTTTCTTCTAACGGACAAACATTTGATTACTATTCCACAGAAGCAACAGCCGTTGCTGCTGGCAGAAAATATCCGATCGGTCTTACTCAAACGCATAACAGCTACGAAGGCCGCCCGATCGTAAAAGAAACTACCCTCGAAGAATTCATCAGGAATCCTAAAGAGGTGAATGAAGACCGCCACGAGCTGGACCATTATGGAAAAGACTTCCGTAAAGATGCCACGCTGTATCCTGAGCACAGTTATCCTGGTATCAAATGGGGTATGTCCATAGACCTGAACACCTGTTTTGGTTGCGGCGCCTGTGTGGTAGCTTGTACAGCTGAGAATAACGTGGGTGTGGTAGGTAAAGAACAAGTGGTATTGGCGCACGAAATGCACTGGCTGCGTATCGACCGTTATTTCAGTGGTGATGAAAACAATCCTGAAGTAGTGTTCCAGCCGATGCTTTGCCAACACTGTGATAACGCTCCATGTGAGAACGTTTGCCCGGTAGCTGCTACCAACCACAGTTCTGAAGGTATTAACCAAATGGCTTACAATCGTTGCATCGGTACACGTTACTGTGCTAACAACTGTCCTTATAAAGTTCGTCGCTTCAACTGGAGAGACTGGAACGGTGCGGACAGCATTGAAGGCAACCTGCACGATACCGGCGATATGAATGACGCGCTCACCCGTATGGTATTGAACCCGGATGTAGTTGTTCGTAGCCGTGGTACTATGGAAAAATGTTCTTTCTGCGTTCAGCGTTTACAGGATGCGAAACTGACTGCTAAGAAAGCTGGCCGCCCGATGAAAGACGGAGAAGCACGTACTGCTTGTCAACAGGCTTGTGCTGCTGATGCGATCGTATTCGGTAACATTAACGATAAAGAAAGCCGTATCTATAAAGTTCGTAATGAAGAGCAGGCAGACCGTTTGTACTATGTTCTGGAAGAAACACACGTACTGCCATCCATTAACTACCTCGCTAAGATCCGTAACAAGGATGCAGCACCGGTAGCTAAAGCAGAACATAAAGAAGAAAAAGCTCATCATTAA